Below is a genomic region from Neurospora crassa OR74A linkage group VII, whole genome shotgun sequence.
TCAAGTACTCCTGAAACCAGCTTTCCTCCTCGCCCGTCAACGCCGCGCTAACGAGTTCCTTGCCCCTCGCTCCTAACTTGTCCGGCTGCTCTAGAATGGAAGCTACTAACCTTTCAAACAGCTGCTGGCGGGTCCACTCCGGGTAGCGACGCGAGAAATCGAGTGCTTCGGTGACGTTAGTACGAGCAAGAGCGCCAAAGAGCAGCTCGAGAGCCTCGGATGAAGTAAAGACGGGCTGGGCGGCGTGGAAGTAGGCGAGAGCTAGCGTGTAATCGCTCTGACTGGTGGAGCTGCGCTTGTTGACGAGCGGATGGCGGACAAGGGCGATGGTGATTTCGTCGGCGAATTCGGTGGGGAGGGATGGGTGGGTTAGGTTTTCGATTGCGTACTGTTTAGCAGCGTTTGTTAGCGTCTTGATGTCCAGTGTGCAACTTAGGTTCCAGAACCAAACGGACGTCCGCACCTTGAACTCCATGCGATCCATGTGCCACAGGCCCCTCATAAGGATCTGGTACTTTTTCGGCAGTCCCGTCTCCTCAGCAAAGCTGTCCGCCCAATGCGAACGACCTGGATGGACGTCATCatggtcgaggaggagataGTAAAGAACGGATATCTTTTGGATCGACGAGGCGCTGCTCTGGCAGATTTGTTGGTGGAGGGAGCGCAAGCCGTTCTCACCTCTGGGCGGATATGCagtgcctagaggtagttacaGTGGTGATTAGCGATGAAGCGCGCTATAACGACAGGGCATGGGTTGTTAGGGTGATTAGGTGGTAGTGTGGtgtttacactacactaaccTTGGGCGATGCCTAACCGACTTAGGACGCGATCCACAAACAGGACGCCGCCCAATGATTTGCGGAAAGTCTCAATGGCACTGGCTCCCTTGTGATCGTAGGGGTTTATGAATCCCGGAGAGGGGAACACGTTGTTGTATTCTGTATAGTCGAGCATCGTGATGTTGAAGTTGGATTGCACAGTTGAAGTGCCCAAGTGTCCTTAGCTGTTGAATGAATTGaatggaaagggaaaagggaaaatcGAAGGGATGGATGAGTGCCGTCATGGCCTGGGATACATGTATGCAACGGCCATCGGGTCCGTCAGGTCCATCCCCTGCACCTGGAATGGAGCCTTCCCCGGATCTGTACCTGCGCTAGGTAACGGCCTGTCTTGGCTTATCGATAAGGTAAGAAAGCCGTAAGCGCATGGAATGTTTGTTACACAGAGCGGGACTCCACCAGCCTGCCACGCATGCAGTGATAGCGCAACACGGTGCGAGCGTTCCAGGCAGCGGAGGGGTCGCCCGCTGCAGTGCACGAATTGCATTGGCTGCCCGTGGCTGCTGTGGCTGATTGTTTACCACCGCAGTCACGGTATTGCAAGAAGCGTCCGTCCAAAAACTGCCCTGAATGTCAACAATCTAACCGCGGCGGGGCAAGGAAGAAGCTGCGACAGCACTCAAAGAGTTTCTGCGTGGGCGTCCCATTCCGTGTCTGTCGCAACAACTGCCCTGCGAAATGTGAATACCATTTTTCATCTTTACTTGTTATTACATAAACTTTCACTCCTTGGTTGTCTGATACCCGCATCTTGCAGCGCTTTCTGTTCCATTCTGTTCTGTTGTTTTCATCATCGAGTCGAGAATTTGCAGGCCGAAACCACCGACAGACATCAGTCATGTCGACGCGCCCATCGCGTCGGGCCGCCGCAACCAGGCGCGCCGCCATCATCGAAGAATCCTCATCAGACGACGATATCGCAAACACCACATCGAGAGGCGCCcaagatgacgacgaggaggacgattaTACACCCGCGCCAGCTTCGGCAGCCCGCAAGACTGCTCAGCGAACCACCAGAAGATCCACTGCCACGCCCGCTCCTAGGGCAGgaacaccagcagcagcatcatcatcaactgcaccggcaccggcaccaaaAGCTGCGCCGAAAAGGCGCGGACGACCTAAGAAGAATGCCGCGCCCAAACCCAGCAAAGAGCCCAGTGTCGAACCGAGTGTCGAAGCGAATAACGATCCCCAAGCCGAACCCGAAGCCCCAGCGCCTGCCGTCAAGCCAAAGGATGAGCCGATCGAGGAGGGTATCGACCCCAATGTGACTGTCGCGTCTGCCGTTTCGCCCGCTACAACCGCCGTGATCGCGGAGCCAGAAGCACGGGATACGCAAGAAATTCAGTCACCCCCGCGGAAGCGTAGAACTCTTGTGCGGCGCCTCAGCAGATCGCCAGCAAAGATCATGCAGCAACAACTCGAGctgcaacagcaacaagccAGCCGTCAAGGGACACCAACGCCAGGCTCTCCGTCAACTCAACGCGTCGATCGCCAACCTGCTCCTCTACAGGACATCACCCAGACCCTCATCAACCTACCACCTCCAGCGACCGCGGCATCAGAGACCCTTGTCAACACAcagccaacatcaacagcagaTGAAACCGTCGTGGCGGCCCAGAAGCCCGTCAGGGCTATGGATACTATTCTGGAAAAGCCCATGGATATTGTGCTCAAGTCACGGACCATGGCTCTTCCCGTCGTCGAGGATACCGGCCCGAAGCCACGCATTGTCATCACCAATCTTGTGCTCATCAACTTCAAGAGTTACGCCGGTAGACAGGAGGTCGGCCCCTTCCATGCTTCGTTCTCTTCGGTCGTGGGTCCCAACGGTTCTGGCAAATCCAACGTCATCGACTCGTTGCTGTTCGTCTTTGGTTTCCGTGCCAGCAAGATGCGACAAGGCAAGATCTCGGCCTTGATTCACAATTCGGCGCAGTTTCCGAATCTCGACTACTGTGAGGTGGAAGTGCATTTCCAGGAAGTCATGGACTTGGTAAGTCAAACATTGTTTTGAAGGGGAGTCATTGTGCTGACATTGATAGCCCGGCGGTGGCCACGAGGTTATCCCCGACTCAACACTCGTCATCTCGCGCAAAGCATTCAAGAACAACTCGAGCCAGTACTACATCAACGGCAAATCATCCAATTTTACCACCGTGACCACGCTACTCCGCGACCGTGGTGTCGATCTGGATCACAAGCGTTTTCTCATTCTCCAGGGCGAAGTCGAATCGATTGCCCAGATGAAGCCCAAAGCCGGCAACGAGCACGAAGATGGTCTGTTGGAGTACCTAGAAGACATTATTGGCACTTCCAAATACAAGACACCAATTGAAGAGTCGGCCACCGAAGTCGAAACCCTCAACGAGATCTGCATGGAGAAGAGTGGTCGTGTCCAGCAcgtggaaaaggaaaggaacagtctcgaggacaagaagaacaaggcgCTGGCGTATGTTCGCGATGAAAACGAACTGGCGCTGAAACAGTCGGCTCTCTACCAGCTATACATCAGCGAATGCGACGACAATATTGCTGTCACAGAGGAGGCTATCGGTCAGATGCAGGCACAACTTGACGCTGAGCTTGAGAAGCACCACGGCAGCGAACAGCTCATCAAGCAGTTGGAAAAGGCCTACTCCAAGGGTAGCAAGGAATACGACTCTTGGGAGAAGCAGACACAGCAGCTGGTCAAGGAGATGAACAAGTTCGAGCAGGAACGCGTCAAATTCGAGGAGAAGCGGAAGTTCTTGACGGACAAGCGTAAGAAGCTTGAGAAGACGATCGCTAACGCCGAGAAGACGGCTGTTGAAGCGGAGGAGACCATTCAGAACTGCACCAAGGAGATTGAGCGTCGTCAAAAGGACATTGTTTTcctggagaagaaggtcaaggaagaggaggccgagCTTGCGACGATACGTGAGAGCCTCAAGGGCAAGACGCAAAAGTACTCGGATCAGATCGCGGCAAAGCAAAAGTCTCTCGAGCCTTGGAAGGACAAGATCAATCAGAAACAGTCCGCCATTGCCGTTGCGGAGAGTGAGCTGGCCATTCTCAGGGAAAAGGCCAATGCCGGAACTGTGGCCCttgaggagatggagacgAAAATTGTGGCCATCCAGGAAAGGCAAGCggcgaaggcggaggagatggagcAGTGCAAAGCTGAGAGAGCGAACCTGATCaaggagggcaagaagaTCGAGGCTGAACTTTCCAAGCTTGCGGAGGAGGAACCCAAGTACCGGCAACAGCTTTCGAATGCCCGCCAAAAGGCTGACGAGGCGCGGTCGAGCTTGTCCGCCACACAAAACCGAGGCAATGTCTTGACTGCCCTTATGCGCATGAAGGAGTCGGGTCGTATCGATGGGTTTCATGGACGACTTGGAAATCTCGGTGCTATTGACCAGAAGTACGATATTGCCATCTCTACAGCCTGTGGTGCTCTGGACAACTTTGTCACCGACACTGTTGAGGCCGGTCAGCAATGTATTGAATATCTCCGAAAAACCAACCTCGGACGTGGTAATTTTATGTGCTTGGACAAGTTGCGAGTCCGCGACATGTCTCCTATTCAGACTCCCGAAAACGCCCCTCGTCTCTTTGACCTTGTCAAGCCCAAAGACGACAAGTTCCGACCTGCCTTCTACCATGCTCTTCAGGACACATTGGTCGCCAAGGATCTCGCTCAGGCAAACCGCATTGCCTATGGCGCTAAGAGATGGCGAGTAGTGACCCTTGCCGGCGAGCTCATCGATAAGTCAGGTACCATGACCGGTGGTGGCACTACAGTCAAGCGGGGTCTGATGTCCTCCAAGCTTGTGGCTGACACCACCAAGGAGCAAGTTGACAAGCTTGAGGCGGACCGTGATACCTTGGAGCAGGCCTTCAACGAGTTCCAAGACCGCCAACGAGAACTCGAGTCCCGTCTGCGCCAGATCCAGTCCATGATTCCCCAGCTTGAGACCAAGATGCAGAAGATCAACCTCGAAGTTGAGAGCTCGGAGCGCAACCTTGCCGATGCCCAGCGCCGTATCAAGGAGCTCAGCAAGGAGCAACAGCCTTCCAAGACGGATGACAACCGCGTCGCCGCCCTTGAAAAGGAAATTGCCAAGCTTGAGGGCGAGGTCGAGAAGCTGCGCGAGGAGATGTCCTCCGTCGAGGATGAAATTAAGGCTCTTCAAGATAAGATCATGAAGGTAGGTGGTGAAAAGCTTCGCTCTCAAAAAGCCGCTGTGGACTCGTTAAAGGCAGAGATCGCCACGCAAAACGAGGAAACTTCTGCCGCCGAGGTGAAGATGGCGAAAGCGGAGAAACAGAAGCACAAGCTAGAGAAGGACTTTAACAAGGCGTCTAAAGAGCTGCAGAATGCCATTCAGGAGACCGAGGCTCTGGAAGAGGAGATTCAGAACCAGG
It encodes:
- a CDS encoding nuclear condensin complex subunit Smc4 — its product is MSTRPSRRAAATRRAAIIEESSSDDDIANTTSRGAQDDDEEDDYTPAPASAARKTAQRTTRRSTATPAPRAGTPAAASSSTAPAPAPKAAPKRRGRPKKNAAPKPSKEPSVEPSVEANNDPQAEPEAPAPAVKPKDEPIEEGIDPNVTVASAVSPATTAVIAEPEARDTQEIQSPPRKRRTLVRRLSRSPAKIMQQQLELQQQQASRQGTPTPGSPSTQRVDRQPAPLQDITQTLINLPPPATAASETLVNTQPTSTADETVVAAQKPVRAMDTILEKPMDIVLKSRTMALPVVEDTGPKPRIVITNLVLINFKSYAGRQEVGPFHASFSSVVGPNGSGKSNVIDSLLFVFGFRASKMRQGKISALIHNSAQFPNLDYCEVEVHFQEVMDLPGGGHEVIPDSTLVISRKAFKNNSSQYYINGKSSNFTTVTTLLRDRGVDLDHKRFLILQGEVESIAQMKPKAGNEHEDGLLEYLEDIIGTSKYKTPIEESATEVETLNEICMEKSGRVQHVEKERNSLEDKKNKALAYVRDENELALKQSALYQLYISECDDNIAVTEEAIGQMQAQLDAELEKHHGSEQLIKQLEKAYSKGSKEYDSWEKQTQQLVKEMNKFEQERVKFEEKRKFLTDKRKKLEKTIANAEKTAVEAEETIQNCTKEIERRQKDIVFLEKKVKEEEAELATIRESLKGKTQKYSDQIAAKQKSLEPWKDKINQKQSAIAVAESELAILREKANAGTVALEEMETKIVAIQERQAAKAEEMEQCKAERANLIKEGKKIEAELSKLAEEEPKYRQQLSNARQKADEARSSLSATQNRGNVLTALMRMKESGRIDGFHGRLGNLGAIDQKYDIAISTACGALDNFVTDTVEAGQQCIEYLRKTNLGRGNFMCLDKLRVRDMSPIQTPENAPRLFDLVKPKDDKFRPAFYHALQDTLVAKDLAQANRIAYGAKRWRVVTLAGELIDKSGTMTGGGTTVKRGLMSSKLVADTTKEQVDKLEADRDTLEQAFNEFQDRQRELESRLRQIQSMIPQLETKMQKINLEVESSERNLADAQRRIKELSKEQQPSKTDDNRVAALEKEIAKLEGEVEKLREEMSSVEDEIKALQDKIMKVGGEKLRSQKAAVDSLKAEIATQNEETSAAEVKMAKAEKQKHKLEKDFNKASKELQNAIQETEALEEEIQNQGDTAESLTTRVEEAQEALKEKKKELAAMKKELDEKTAELNETRAVEIEMRNKLEENQKILSENQKRLRYWEDKLSKLALQDIEDLERGTSGDAAAPQQLADPDAMDVDDPDSILQAQLEAEAAEAEENEEDEEEEEEEEDEDPEAMSLDEDDEEPRQRKQKTPKKQKQKRRQQTGKTPRKPRNPLELPRYTRDELADMSKEKLKGEIAALEEKISNVNIDLSVLSEYRRRVEEHLARSSDLASAVSQRDAAKKRLDELRRLRLEGFMEGFSTISLRLKEMYQMITMGGNAELELVDSLDPFSEGILFSVMPPKKSWKNISNLSGGEKTLSSLALVFALHHYKPTPLYVMDEIDAALDFRNVSIVASYIKERTKNAQFIVISLRNNMFELAARLVGVYKVNHMTKSVTIENHDYIQRGKHQKEEKERRERERRQKEEEKRERQEREQREREMMGQQSAAEVTVASIEA